A genomic region of Pseudopipra pipra isolate bDixPip1 chromosome W, bDixPip1.hap1, whole genome shotgun sequence contains the following coding sequences:
- the LOC135405174 gene encoding vasculin-like isoform X2 encodes MLVIKKSSTKELQIPGFPIVGSLHSQTVKNGTGTSVYKGLIPKPATSPTKWKSQAKENKLWNPFSHESAYGIGNFSPLKSTAKAFTVSQNSIKECNWSNLSPPIDKVGQPRLTKLTRMRNDKSEFLKALKQDRVEEEREDKNHVGQEKDDESFNLHNSISPHHARDINRNFENEIPQENGNAQQIIQSSAFPQADVLSSSLEAEHRLLKEMGWQEDSENDETCAPLTEDEMREFQIISEQLQKNGLRKNGILKNGLICDFKFSPWKNSTFKPALENEDSETSSSDTSDDDDV; translated from the exons ATGCTGGTCATTAAAAAGAGCAGTACAAAAGAACTGCAGATACCTGGATTCCCTATAGTAGGAAGTCTTCATTCACAGACAGTAAAGAATGGAACTGGCACAAGTGTTTATAAAGGATTAATCCCTAAACCTGCTACTTCACCCACAAAG TGGAAAAgccaagcaaaagaaaataaactttggAATCCATTTTCTCATGAATCTGCATATGGTATTGGCAATTTCAGTCCTCTCAAATCAACTGCCAAGGCATTTACTGTATCACAGAATTCAATAAAAGAG TGTAATTGGTCAAATTTATCACCCCCTATTGACAAAGTTGGTCAGCCTCGTTTAACAAAATTGACAAGAATGCGGAATGATAAGAGTGAATTTTTGAAAGCATTGAAACAAGATAGAGTGGAAGAGGAACGTGAAGACAAGAATCATGTTGGGCAAGAGAAG GATGATGAGTCCTTTAACTTACACAACAGCATCAGTCCTCATCATGCAAGAGATATAAACAGaaactttgaaaatgaaattccGCAAGAGAATGGCAATGCTCAACAGATCATTCAATCTTCAGCATTCCCTCAGGCAGATGTTCTTTCAAGCTCACTTGAGGCAGAGCATAG gttgTTAAAGGAGATGGGCTGGCAGGAAGACAGTGAAAATGATGAAACATGTGCTCCACTAACAGAGGATGAGATGAGGGAATTTCAAATCATTAGTGAACAG tTACAAAAAAATGGCCTTCGGAAAAATGGCATTTTGAAAAATGGCTTAATCTGTGATTTTAAATTTAGCCCCTGGAAAAACAGCACTTTCAAACCTGCTCTGGAGAATGAGGATTCAGAGACAAGCAGCAGTGATACAtcagatgatgatgatgtgtGA